From a region of the Pogona vitticeps strain Pit_001003342236 chromosome 7, PviZW2.1, whole genome shotgun sequence genome:
- the CRLF1 gene encoding cytokine receptor-like factor 1 isoform X1: protein MVAVFLFCLFSLGRVDSLMYPATLAPQDPSLLIGSTLTANCSVSADSRLKAEDLYWTLNGRRLPDETYTVLTPKTLSVTLANLNGSRQQSGDNLVCHSKESGGILAGSCLYVGLPPEKPTNISCWSKNLKDLTCKWAPGTEGETYLHTNYTLKYKLRWYGRDNICQEYQTAGPYSCHIPKDLALFTPYEIWVEASNRLGVAKSDMVMLDIVDVVTTDPPSDVHVSRVGDLEDQLSVRWSAPPALKDFLFRAKYQIQYRVEDSLEWKVVDNVGNQTSCRLAGLRPGTVYFVQVRCNPFGIYGSKKAGIWSDWSNPTAASTPRNGRMPGVCEPKSGEHNNTMRRELKQFFGWMRKHGCSYGCANLSIKMYDQWRVSLQKSHKTRNQVLSGDKS, encoded by the exons ACCCGGCAACTTTAGCCCCGCAAGATCCGAGCCTCCTCATTGGCTCTACGCTCACGGCCAACTGTTCGGTCAGTGCCGACTCAAGGCTGAAGGCTGAGGACCTTTACTGGACCCTGAATGGCCGGCGGCTCCCAGACGAGACTTACACGGTCCTTACTCCCAAAACCTTGAGCGTGACCTTGGCGAATCTGAACGGATCCCGCCAGCAGTCGGGGGACAACCTGGTGTGCCATAGCAAGGAAAGCGGGGGGATCTTGGCAGGATCGTGCCTCTATGTAGGAT TGCCGCCCGAGAAGCCGACCAACATTTCATGCTGGTCTAAAAACTTGAAGGACCTCACTTGCAAATGGGCTCCCGGGACAGAAGGCGAGACGTACCTGCACACCAATTACACTCTCAAGTATAAACTCAG GTGGTATGGCCGTGACAACATTTGCCAGGAGTATCAGACCGCAGGACCCTATTCCTGTCACATCCCTAAGGACCTCGCGCTCTTCACCCCCTACGAAATCTGGGTCGAGGCCTCCAACCGGCTCGGGGTGGCCAAGTCCGACATGGTGATGCTGGACATTGTCGACGTTG TGACCACAGATCCCCCCTCCGATGTCCACGTTAGCCGTGTCGGGGACCTGGAGGACCAGCTGAGCGTCCGGTGGAGTGCCCCTCCCGCCCTGAAGGACTTCCTCTTCCGAGCCAAATATCAGATCCAGTACCGAGTGGAGGACAGCTTGGAGTGGAAG GTGGTGGACAACGTGGGCAACCAGACCTCCTGCCGGCTTGCGGGGCTAAGGCCCGGCACGGTGTACTTCGTCCAGGTCCGGTGCAACCCATTCGGCATCTACGGCTCGAAAAAAGCCGGGATCTGGAGTGACTGGAGCAACCCCACGGCCGCCTCCACGCCTCGGAACG GACGGATGCCGGGGGTGTGCGAGCCTAAGAGCGGGGAACACAACAACACCATGCGCCGGGAACTCAAGCAGTTCTTCGGGTGGATGCGGAAACACGGCTGTTCTTACGGCTGCGCCAACCTGAGCATCAAAATGTACGACCAGTGGAGGGTCTCCCTGCAGAAGTCCCACAAAACACGGAACCAG GTCCTCTCTGGCGATAAATCTTAA
- the CRLF1 gene encoding cytokine receptor-like factor 1 isoform X2, producing the protein MRSNRREEDFRKKERKDPATLAPQDPSLLIGSTLTANCSVSADSRLKAEDLYWTLNGRRLPDETYTVLTPKTLSVTLANLNGSRQQSGDNLVCHSKESGGILAGSCLYVGLPPEKPTNISCWSKNLKDLTCKWAPGTEGETYLHTNYTLKYKLRWYGRDNICQEYQTAGPYSCHIPKDLALFTPYEIWVEASNRLGVAKSDMVMLDIVDVVTTDPPSDVHVSRVGDLEDQLSVRWSAPPALKDFLFRAKYQIQYRVEDSLEWKVVDNVGNQTSCRLAGLRPGTVYFVQVRCNPFGIYGSKKAGIWSDWSNPTAASTPRNGRMPGVCEPKSGEHNNTMRRELKQFFGWMRKHGCSYGCANLSIKMYDQWRVSLQKSHKTRNQVLSGDKS; encoded by the exons ACCCGGCAACTTTAGCCCCGCAAGATCCGAGCCTCCTCATTGGCTCTACGCTCACGGCCAACTGTTCGGTCAGTGCCGACTCAAGGCTGAAGGCTGAGGACCTTTACTGGACCCTGAATGGCCGGCGGCTCCCAGACGAGACTTACACGGTCCTTACTCCCAAAACCTTGAGCGTGACCTTGGCGAATCTGAACGGATCCCGCCAGCAGTCGGGGGACAACCTGGTGTGCCATAGCAAGGAAAGCGGGGGGATCTTGGCAGGATCGTGCCTCTATGTAGGAT TGCCGCCCGAGAAGCCGACCAACATTTCATGCTGGTCTAAAAACTTGAAGGACCTCACTTGCAAATGGGCTCCCGGGACAGAAGGCGAGACGTACCTGCACACCAATTACACTCTCAAGTATAAACTCAG GTGGTATGGCCGTGACAACATTTGCCAGGAGTATCAGACCGCAGGACCCTATTCCTGTCACATCCCTAAGGACCTCGCGCTCTTCACCCCCTACGAAATCTGGGTCGAGGCCTCCAACCGGCTCGGGGTGGCCAAGTCCGACATGGTGATGCTGGACATTGTCGACGTTG TGACCACAGATCCCCCCTCCGATGTCCACGTTAGCCGTGTCGGGGACCTGGAGGACCAGCTGAGCGTCCGGTGGAGTGCCCCTCCCGCCCTGAAGGACTTCCTCTTCCGAGCCAAATATCAGATCCAGTACCGAGTGGAGGACAGCTTGGAGTGGAAG GTGGTGGACAACGTGGGCAACCAGACCTCCTGCCGGCTTGCGGGGCTAAGGCCCGGCACGGTGTACTTCGTCCAGGTCCGGTGCAACCCATTCGGCATCTACGGCTCGAAAAAAGCCGGGATCTGGAGTGACTGGAGCAACCCCACGGCCGCCTCCACGCCTCGGAACG GACGGATGCCGGGGGTGTGCGAGCCTAAGAGCGGGGAACACAACAACACCATGCGCCGGGAACTCAAGCAGTTCTTCGGGTGGATGCGGAAACACGGCTGTTCTTACGGCTGCGCCAACCTGAGCATCAAAATGTACGACCAGTGGAGGGTCTCCCTGCAGAAGTCCCACAAAACACGGAACCAG GTCCTCTCTGGCGATAAATCTTAA
- the REX1BD gene encoding required for excision 1-B domain-containing protein, with protein sequence MAPSNEPGNDLFRPRKGRLYYFLSLWWSACALPRGAMFEDNVQALVRRFYALQSERVEAYHLLEEGHRAYLRSGPDYDFIRYRQLVHEITVGFNGISREILQIKGKLEGPHGRPDLAHHLGRIQEKEKEKLELTVQLQLAKQNVQDHPEVESHPQEVRELKHKLIQTIEAISEILQDFKYDSEEAP encoded by the exons ATGGCTCCCTCCAACGAACCAGGAAATGACCTCTTCAGACCAAGGAAGGGGCGCCTCTACTATTTCCTATCTCTGTGGTGGAGCGCCTGCGCACTTCCACGTGGTGCAATG TTCGAGGACAACGTCCAGGCCCTGGTGCGCCGGTTCTATGCCCTGCAGAGCGAGCGTGTGGAAGCGTACCACCTCCTTGAAGA GGGCCACCGGGCGTACCTCAGAAGCGGCCCAGACTATGACTTCATCCGTTACCGGCAGCTGGTGCATGAGATCACGGTTGGGTTCAACGGGATCTCGCGGGAGATCCTGCAAATCAAGGGGAAACTGGAGGGACCCCATGGGCGCCCGGATCTCGCTCATCACTTGGGACGCAtccaggagaaagaaaaggagaaactcgagctg ACAGTGCAGCTGCAGCTGGCCAAGCAGAACGTCCAGGACCATCCCGAGGTGGAGAGCCACCCCCAAGAGGTTCGGGAGCTGAAACACAA GCTAATTCAAACCATCGAAGCAATCAGTGAAATTCTCCAGGATTTTAAGTATGACTCCGAAGAAGCCCCTTGA